One genomic segment of Bradyrhizobium prioriisuperbiae includes these proteins:
- a CDS encoding MaoC family dehydratase, which translates to MSGNNPAVGDRIVHKTFPPITRHTLALYCGASGDHNPIHVDIDFAKAAGFPDVFTHGMLVMGYLGQALTDAIAPSRIRAFSTRFAAITQLGAQLTCEGHVAELLENKGERCARLALTTKDEKGEIKLAGEAIIVL; encoded by the coding sequence ATGAGCGGCAACAATCCGGCGGTCGGTGACCGCATCGTTCACAAGACATTTCCGCCGATCACCCGGCACACGCTGGCGCTGTACTGCGGCGCGTCCGGCGATCACAACCCGATCCATGTCGATATCGATTTCGCCAAGGCGGCGGGCTTTCCGGACGTGTTCACGCACGGCATGCTGGTGATGGGGTATCTCGGTCAGGCGCTGACCGACGCCATTGCCCCATCCCGCATCCGCGCATTCTCCACCCGCTTTGCCGCGATCACCCAGCTCGGTGCGCAATTGACCTGCGAGGGCCATGTTGCCGAGTTGCTCGAGAACAAGGGCGAACGATGCGCGCGCCTCGCGTTGACGACCAAGGACGAAAAGGGCGAGATCAAGCTCGCCGGCGAAGCCATCATCGTGCTCTGA
- a CDS encoding MaoC family dehydratase N-terminal domain-containing protein translates to MVDQSAVGRTFTPVTARVEPGRLRYFFNTLGETSPVYREEGAARAEGFAAIPVPPTYLFCLEMMDNDKPFEFLKMLDIDLARVLHGEQSFIYHAPIVVGDTLTFRSRVVSVTDKKGGAMTLIVVQTAVSNQHGAHVADTARTIAVRNEVAA, encoded by the coding sequence ATGGTCGATCAATCCGCCGTCGGGCGAACCTTCACACCGGTCACTGCGCGCGTCGAGCCGGGACGCCTGCGTTATTTCTTCAACACCCTGGGCGAGACAAGCCCGGTCTATCGCGAGGAGGGGGCGGCGCGGGCGGAAGGCTTCGCCGCCATTCCAGTGCCGCCGACCTATCTGTTCTGTCTCGAGATGATGGACAACGACAAGCCGTTCGAGTTCCTCAAGATGCTGGACATCGATCTGGCGCGGGTGCTGCACGGCGAGCAAAGTTTTATCTATCACGCGCCGATCGTGGTCGGCGATACCCTGACATTCCGCTCGCGTGTGGTCAGCGTCACCGACAAGAAAGGCGGCGCGATGACATTGATCGTGGTGCAGACCGCGGTCAGCAACCAGCACGGCGCCCATGTCGCCGATACCGCGCGCACCATCGCGGTGCGAAATGAGGTGGCGGCATGA
- a CDS encoding lipid-transfer protein: MSSQVYVAGVGMIPFAKPGQSAPYHVMGAEAAKLALADAGLDYSAVEQAYVGYVYGDSTCGQRALYQVGMSGIPIVNVNNNCSTGSTALFMARQAIQSGAVDCVLALGFEQMKPGALGAVFTDRPSAFDDFDAAADKLVDAAGIPLALRYFGGAGLSHMTKYGTPLTSFAKVRAKASRHAMNNPLALFRKEVTADDVMNDQVIWPGVMTRLMACPPTCGGAAALLVSEKFASKHGLRKDVRIAAQAMTTDTPSTFGAGDMMQVVGFDMSRAAANKVYEAAGVGPEDLDVVELHDCFAHNELITYEALGLCPEGGAAKFIDDGDNTYGGRIVTNPSGGLLSKGHPLGATGLAQCYELTRQLRGSAAATQVEGAKLALQHNLGLGGACVVTLYERA; the protein is encoded by the coding sequence ATGTCGTCTCAGGTGTATGTCGCAGGCGTCGGGATGATCCCGTTCGCCAAGCCGGGGCAGAGCGCGCCGTATCATGTGATGGGCGCCGAGGCCGCGAAGCTGGCGCTCGCCGATGCCGGTCTCGATTACAGCGCGGTCGAGCAGGCCTATGTCGGCTACGTCTATGGCGACTCCACCTGCGGCCAGCGTGCGCTTTATCAAGTGGGGATGAGCGGCATCCCGATCGTCAACGTCAACAACAACTGCTCCACCGGCTCGACCGCGCTGTTCATGGCGCGACAGGCGATCCAGTCCGGCGCCGTGGATTGCGTGCTGGCGCTCGGCTTCGAGCAGATGAAGCCCGGTGCGCTCGGCGCGGTATTCACCGACCGTCCCAGTGCTTTCGACGACTTCGATGCCGCAGCCGACAAGCTGGTCGATGCCGCCGGGATCCCGCTGGCGCTGCGTTATTTCGGCGGCGCCGGCCTCAGCCACATGACCAAATACGGCACGCCGCTGACCTCGTTCGCGAAAGTGCGCGCCAAGGCCAGCCGCCATGCCATGAACAATCCGTTGGCGCTGTTCCGCAAGGAAGTCACCGCCGACGATGTGATGAACGACCAGGTGATCTGGCCCGGCGTCATGACGCGGCTGATGGCCTGTCCGCCAACCTGCGGCGGCGCGGCCGCGTTATTGGTATCGGAGAAATTCGCCAGCAAGCACGGCCTGCGCAAGGATGTACGGATCGCGGCCCAGGCCATGACCACCGATACGCCCTCGACCTTCGGCGCCGGCGATATGATGCAGGTGGTCGGCTTCGACATGAGCCGCGCCGCCGCGAACAAGGTCTATGAGGCGGCCGGCGTTGGCCCCGAGGATCTCGACGTGGTCGAACTGCACGACTGCTTTGCTCACAACGAGCTGATCACCTACGAGGCGCTGGGGCTGTGTCCCGAGGGCGGCGCGGCAAAATTCATTGACGATGGCGACAACACTTATGGCGGCCGGATCGTCACCAACCCGTCCGGCGGTCTGCTGTCGAAGGGCCATCCGCTCGGCGCCACCGGGCTCGCGCAGTGTTACGAGCTGACGCGGCAACTGCGCGGCAGCGCGGCGGCAACCCAGGTCGAGGGTGCCAAGCTGGCGCTGCAGCACAATCTCGGTCTCGGTGGCGCCTGCGTCGTCACTTTGTACGAACGCGCCTGA
- a CDS encoding TetR/AcrR family transcriptional regulator — MDTRAPADPSPWLPFESRRRARDEKREAVLRTAVQVFLEQGYHRATLNDVAERLNITKPALYNYFGGKDEILFECWAVGQERVDECIASINAGGGSGLDKLRKLVRGYGEMMATDFGASLVRFDVRDLTEKNSKTVRAAKKGIDRTFRNYIAEGIADGSIKPCDTKLTAFAIAGSLNWIGHWYRHDGALSPQAIADDFAIRLTEGLALKTSKTKTLRSKSSKSNIKSKK; from the coding sequence ATGGACACCCGCGCCCCTGCCGATCCCTCCCCCTGGCTGCCGTTCGAGAGCCGCCGCCGCGCCCGCGACGAAAAGCGCGAAGCGGTGCTGCGCACCGCGGTGCAGGTGTTTCTCGAACAGGGCTATCATCGCGCCACCCTCAACGACGTCGCCGAGCGGCTGAACATCACCAAGCCGGCGCTCTACAATTATTTCGGCGGCAAGGACGAAATCCTGTTCGAATGCTGGGCGGTGGGACAGGAGCGCGTCGATGAATGCATCGCGTCGATCAATGCCGGCGGCGGCAGCGGGCTCGACAAGCTGCGCAAACTGGTGCGGGGCTACGGGGAAATGATGGCGACCGATTTCGGCGCCAGCCTGGTGCGGTTCGACGTTCGCGATCTGACTGAGAAGAACAGCAAGACCGTCCGCGCCGCCAAAAAAGGCATCGACCGCACCTTCCGCAACTACATCGCCGAGGGCATCGCCGACGGTTCGATCAAGCCGTGCGACACCAAGCTGACGGCTTTTGCCATCGCCGGGTCCTTGAACTGGATCGGGCACTGGTATCGCCACGATGGCGCGCTGTCGCCGCAGGCCATCGCCGACGACTTCGCTATCCGGCTGACCGAAGGGTTGGCTTTGAAAACATCCAAAACAAAGACGCTGAGATCGAAATCATCCAAGTCAAACATCAAGTCAAAAAAATAA